The genomic window AGGAAACACATCCGCGCTTTCGGCTTGCCGCCCCCGGATACGACCGACAGCATCGCCCCAATCATGTCTTCCCCCACTGTTCCCCGTTCCGATCCAGACCACCGTACCTCCTCGCTGCTCCTGTTGTTCCTGATCACCCTGGGGCTGCTGATCCGTCTCTCCTACATCGAACAAACCGAGGTAGACCATCCGATCCGAGCGGACGCCCTCCACTATGTCACCTACGGATACAACCTCTACCGACACCACACCTTCTCCCTGGCCACGGGAGAGCAGCCGATCCGTCCCGACTCCTTCCGCTCTCCCGGCCTTCCGCTGCTCATCGCCGCGGCCATCGCCGCCGGGGGAGAACGCTACTGGTACGACACGCTTTTGCAGTGGCAGGCGATCCTCGGCACACTGGTGGTGGCACTCACCTACCTGACGGGACGCCGCTTCCTCTCCCGCACAGCGGCATTGGGCGCCGCCACCCTCACCGCCATCTCCCCCCACCTGGTGGCCATGGGGGGATATATCCTGACCGAAACCCTCTTCTCCTTCCTGCTGCTGCTCTCTCTGTGGCTCTTCCTGCTGCTGGCCGGGCGAAGCGGCACGCAGATGGCGGAAGCTCCCTCCACCCTGTTGCTCGCCATCGCGTGTGCCATCGCCTTCGGATGCGCCTGGCTGACCAACGAGACGGCCCTCTTCATCCCCTACCTCCTCATCCTCTTCCTGCGAAGGCGGGAGCGGCAAAGCACGACGACCACCCCGCTTCCCCGCCGCACCATCGCCGTCATGCTCGTCCTCTTCACGCTCTTCCCACTCACCTGGAACCTGCGCAATCTGCTGGAACAGATCCCGCCCCAACTGCGCGGGCAGGCGCGGGCACTCGCCACCATGGCCCACGGCAGTTATCCGGACTACCTCTACAAGAACCCGGAACTGCGCTACTATCCCTACCGTGACGATCCACACTTTCAGGAATACAGCGCATCATTCTCCAACTTCATCCGCATCCTCGCCCATCGTGCATCCGAGGAGCCGCTGCGCTACCTGCGCTGGTACCTGTTCGACAAGCCGCGCACACTCTGGACCTGGAATATCCTGCAGGGCCAGGGAGATGTCTACGTCTACCCGGTGACCCGCTCCCTCTACCAGAATGATCCCCTGTGGGATGTCACCCGCCGGGCGATGAAGTTGCTCCACCCCGTCATCCTGCTGCTGGCGCTGGCCGCACTCCCTCTCTGGCTGCGCCGTCGCAAACAGGAGGCGGACGCAACGCCCGCCACCGCCCCGGTCGGGGCAGGGGTGATGATGCTCCTGCTGATCTACTACACCCTGCTATACAACTGCTTCGCCACCTGGCCCCGTTACGCCGTCCCGTTGCGCCCCGAGCTCTACCTCTGGAGCATGTGGGGGCTGGAGGCACTCGTCACGATCATCCTTCGACGACACAGCTGCCCCACGTCACCAGCCGATGGACAGCACCGCAACCCTCCCCATCCCGCCGCTCTGCACGATGGCCATACAGACACCATCGTCATGGACAAGGCGATCGACGCGCACCCCGTGAACCGTGCAGGATGATTGCGACCCGATGATGCAGACCTGCTCGGTCATCATTCCCACCTTCAACGAAGAGGCGACCATCCTCCGGCTGCTGGAGCGGGTTGCCCGAACCCGGCCCGAGGAGACCACGCTGGAGGTGATCGTGGTCGACGACTGCTCCACCGACCGGACGGAGCAGCTGTTGCGGGAACGGCCGGAACTCTACCACCGCTACATCCGGCTGGAGCGCAATCAGGGCAAGGGCGGGGCCGTCATCGCCGGCCTCAGGGCGGCAAGCGGTGACATCATCCTGTTTCAGGACG from Zetaproteobacteria bacterium includes these protein-coding regions:
- a CDS encoding phospholipid carrier-dependent glycosyltransferase yields the protein MSSPTVPRSDPDHRTSSLLLLFLITLGLLIRLSYIEQTEVDHPIRADALHYVTYGYNLYRHHTFSLATGEQPIRPDSFRSPGLPLLIAAAIAAGGERYWYDTLLQWQAILGTLVVALTYLTGRRFLSRTAALGAATLTAISPHLVAMGGYILTETLFSFLLLLSLWLFLLLAGRSGTQMAEAPSTLLLAIACAIAFGCAWLTNETALFIPYLLILFLRRRERQSTTTTPLPRRTIAVMLVLFTLFPLTWNLRNLLEQIPPQLRGQARALATMAHGSYPDYLYKNPELRYYPYRDDPHFQEYSASFSNFIRILAHRASEEPLRYLRWYLFDKPRTLWTWNILQGQGDVYVYPVTRSLYQNDPLWDVTRRAMKLLHPVILLLALAALPLWLRRRKQEADATPATAPVGAGVMMLLLIYYTLLYNCFATWPRYAVPLRPELYLWSMWGLEALVTIILRRHSCPTSPADGQHRNPPHPAALHDGHTDTIVMDKAIDAHPVNRAG